A window from Mycolicibacterium tokaiense encodes these proteins:
- a CDS encoding SRPBCC family protein — translation MVTVVDVDAGPTAVARRVEVAAPAAEVFALIADPRQHRELDGSGRMRDLPVLGPERLSVGDSFTVAMEQAGVPYQATSTVTALEDGKTIEWQDGYGRRWRWELSETEAGTTEVTESMEFGTALTPLFDQLSGDTDQHASTITETLQKLAERFAQNPGRPAVCHARWVSPNLRAAS, via the coding sequence ATGGTGACTGTCGTCGACGTGGACGCGGGCCCAACTGCCGTTGCGAGGCGGGTGGAGGTCGCGGCTCCCGCAGCTGAAGTGTTTGCCTTGATCGCCGATCCCCGGCAGCATCGCGAACTCGATGGCTCCGGGCGCATGCGTGATCTTCCGGTGCTGGGCCCGGAGCGGTTGTCCGTCGGAGACAGCTTCACCGTCGCGATGGAACAAGCTGGTGTGCCCTACCAGGCCACGTCCACCGTCACTGCGCTGGAAGACGGCAAGACCATCGAGTGGCAGGACGGCTACGGGCGCCGGTGGCGCTGGGAGCTCAGCGAGACCGAGGCCGGCACCACCGAGGTCACCGAGTCCATGGAGTTCGGCACAGCGCTGACCCCGCTGTTCGACCAGCTCTCCGGCGACACCGATCAGCACGCGTCGACCATCACCGAGACCCTGCAGAAGCTCGCTGAGCGCTTCGCCCAGAATCCGGGCCGTCCGGCTGTTTGCCACGCGCGCTGGGTCAGCCCGAATCTGCGGGCAGCCAGCTAG
- a CDS encoding ATP-binding cassette domain-containing protein translates to MSTAAHAPIESAPAGGVTPLVELRNVGKSYGNIIALKGINLRVGAGQVTGVLGDNGAGKSTLIKIIAGLHKPTEGELLVDGEAATFDSPKDALNKGIATVYQDLAVVSLMPVWRNFFLGQELRKKGLLKSLDINAMRATTIAELHKMGIDLPDVDAPIGSLSGGQRQCVAIARAIFFGARVLILDEPTAALGVKQSGMVLRYITAAKEQGFGVIFITHNPHHAHMVGDHFVLLNRGRQKLDCSYDEITLEHLTQEMAGGNELEALSHELGRR, encoded by the coding sequence ATGAGCACTGCTGCACATGCACCGATCGAATCCGCGCCGGCGGGGGGCGTCACGCCCCTGGTCGAGTTGAGGAATGTCGGTAAGAGCTACGGAAACATCATCGCGCTCAAGGGCATCAACCTGCGGGTGGGCGCAGGTCAGGTCACCGGTGTCCTGGGTGACAACGGCGCGGGCAAGTCCACGTTGATCAAGATCATCGCCGGCCTGCACAAGCCCACCGAAGGGGAATTGCTCGTCGACGGCGAGGCCGCCACCTTCGACTCGCCCAAGGACGCGCTGAACAAGGGCATCGCCACGGTGTATCAGGACCTGGCCGTGGTGTCACTGATGCCGGTGTGGCGCAACTTCTTTCTGGGGCAGGAGTTGCGGAAGAAGGGGCTGCTGAAGTCGCTCGACATCAACGCCATGCGTGCCACCACCATCGCCGAGTTGCACAAGATGGGCATCGACCTCCCGGACGTCGACGCGCCCATCGGCTCGCTGTCCGGCGGCCAGCGCCAGTGTGTGGCGATCGCGCGCGCCATCTTCTTCGGCGCCCGCGTCCTGATCCTCGACGAGCCGACGGCCGCGCTGGGCGTCAAGCAGTCGGGGATGGTGCTGCGCTACATCACGGCAGCCAAGGAACAGGGCTTCGGGGTCATCTTCATCACGCACAACCCGCACCACGCGCACATGGTGGGTGACCACTTCGTCCTGCTGAACCGGGGCAGGCAGAAGCTGGACTGCAGCTATGACGAGATCACGCTCGAACACCTCACCCAGGAGATGGCCGGCGGCAACGAACTGGAGGCGTTGAGCCACGAGCTCGGGCGTCGGTGA